The following proteins are co-located in the Dietzia timorensis genome:
- a CDS encoding HNH endonuclease family protein produces MDSPFSRRVHSSHHSAARLRHSAAPEFAAIVRSGRRLAGSVSWAAVAIVVALCLAVAAVLHGPAEEAVPGSPSMSDVISAIDSVSEVFDRPDVPGYGRDCPGPCSFGRAWSDATEAPGGGNGCSTREDVLARDIRGAERVPGEHCARTGGVLVDPYSGEELVLAGTYQSVHIDHVYALSAAWDMGAHAWPQEKRERFANDVDANLLAVAGHANMAKGDALPSGWMPVEPWQCFYAWRVAVAASTYDLPLTSADLKQLRESARSCPDG; encoded by the coding sequence ATGGACTCCCCTTTCTCCCGCCGCGTGCACTCTTCACACCATAGTGCCGCTCGTCTCCGACATTCCGCGGCACCTGAGTTCGCCGCGATCGTGCGGAGCGGGCGAAGGCTCGCGGGTTCGGTGTCGTGGGCGGCGGTCGCGATCGTGGTCGCATTGTGCCTCGCGGTGGCCGCCGTGCTCCACGGCCCGGCGGAGGAGGCGGTGCCCGGCTCTCCGAGCATGTCCGACGTCATAAGTGCGATCGATTCGGTGTCCGAGGTCTTCGACCGGCCTGATGTCCCGGGGTATGGCAGGGACTGTCCGGGGCCGTGTTCTTTCGGTCGGGCGTGGTCGGATGCGACGGAGGCGCCGGGCGGCGGGAACGGGTGCTCGACGCGCGAGGACGTGTTGGCGCGCGATATCCGGGGCGCCGAGCGGGTGCCTGGTGAGCATTGCGCGCGAACGGGTGGCGTGTTGGTGGATCCGTATTCGGGAGAGGAGCTTGTGCTGGCGGGCACATATCAGTCGGTGCATATCGATCACGTGTACGCGCTGTCGGCGGCGTGGGACATGGGTGCTCACGCGTGGCCACAGGAAAAGCGCGAGCGTTTCGCGAACGATGTCGACGCGAATCTTCTGGCGGTCGCCGGGCACGCGAACATGGCCAAGGGCGATGCGTTGCCGAGCGGGTGGATGCCCGTGGAGCCGTGGCAGTGTTTCTATGCGTGGCGCGTCGCGGTAGCCGCCTCTACATATGACTTACCGCTCACCAGCGCGGACCTGAAGCAGCTGCGCGAGAGTGCGCGGAGCTGCCCAGACGGCTGA
- a CDS encoding IS481 family transposase, which yields MSHANAVLTPRTRLRLAKLVVEDHWTYSAVAKMFMVAPRTARKWADRYRAEGASGMADRSSRPRRSPNKTPQSVVRRIVALRWRKRLGPVQIAGRLGVPASTVHAVLARCRINRLTYIDRVTGEPLRRYEHPYPGSMIHVDVTKFGNIPDGGGHKFVGRKQGQQNSLATAHRTGERGKDYRPRIGTAYVHTVIDDHSRVAYAEICSDEKAETAIEVLRRASAWFAERGVVVERVLSDNGSCYRAHTWRDACADLGIKHKRTRPYRPQTNGKIERFHRTLSDGWAYAQFYSSTAQRNAALPEWMHFYNHHRAHSAIGGQPPVTRLTNLPRHHS from the coding sequence ATGTCCCACGCTAACGCTGTCTTGACGCCACGCACACGATTGCGGCTGGCGAAGTTGGTCGTCGAGGACCATTGGACGTATTCAGCGGTAGCGAAAATGTTCATGGTCGCGCCGCGCACAGCGAGAAAGTGGGCTGATAGATACCGGGCCGAAGGCGCCTCGGGAATGGCAGATCGCAGCTCGCGTCCTCGCCGTAGCCCGAACAAGACACCGCAGTCAGTCGTGCGTCGGATCGTGGCGCTGCGCTGGCGCAAGCGGCTCGGACCGGTCCAGATCGCTGGCCGGCTCGGCGTGCCTGCCTCGACCGTACATGCGGTGCTGGCGCGATGCCGGATCAACCGACTCACCTACATCGACCGCGTCACTGGGGAGCCGCTGCGCCGTTACGAGCACCCCTATCCAGGCTCAATGATCCACGTCGACGTCACCAAGTTCGGCAACATCCCCGACGGCGGCGGACACAAGTTCGTCGGTCGCAAGCAGGGCCAGCAGAATTCGCTAGCAACAGCGCATCGAACGGGCGAACGTGGGAAGGATTACCGCCCCCGAATCGGCACCGCCTACGTCCACACGGTGATCGATGACCACTCCCGGGTCGCCTACGCCGAGATCTGCTCTGATGAGAAGGCCGAGACCGCGATCGAGGTCCTGCGCCGAGCGAGTGCGTGGTTTGCCGAACGAGGCGTCGTGGTCGAACGAGTTCTTTCCGACAACGGCTCGTGTTACCGCGCCCACACCTGGCGAGATGCATGTGCTGACCTGGGTATCAAGCACAAGCGCACACGTCCCTACCGGCCCCAGACCAACGGCAAGATCGAGCGTTTCCACCGCACATTGTCCGACGGCTGGGCCTACGCCCAGTTCTACTCGTCAACCGCACAGCGCAACGCAGCCCTGCCCGAGTGGATGCACTTCTACAATCATCACCGAGCACATTCCGCTATAGGAGGCCAGCCCCCAGTCACCCGACTGACCAACCTCCCTAGACATCACAGCTAG
- a CDS encoding DEAD/DEAH box helicase, with product MENDQADSATNDSTNAAAEAAPEEKKSEGPTFAEMDLHPKVLDAVTSVGYESPSAIQEATIPLILSGRDVVGLAQTGTGKTAAFALPILSLIDHDLRAPQALVLAPTRELALQVAEAFVTYSSKLNGVNILPIYGGQAYGIQLSGLRRGAQIIVGTPGRVIDHLEKGTLDLSGLRHLVLDEADEMLTMGFQEDVERVLEDTPEATQVALFSATMPNGIRRISQQYLTDPAEVKVKSKTATASTIEQRYVIVQHRDKLDALTRVLEVEDFDAMIMFVRTKQATEELAERLRARGFSAAPINGDIPQNLRERTIDQLKDGRIDILVATDVAARGLDVPRISHVVNYDIPHDVESYVHRIGRTGRAGRSGHALLFVTPRERRLLSQIERATRQSLQEIQLPSVDDVNEMRMTKFAESITESLQDSNLALFRRLVEQYASEHSVPMEDIAAALATQSRNSDEFLMKEQPKQRRNDRGDRGDRGPRRDFDDRGDRGPRRDNRRDSGGNFSMYRIAVGKRSGVKPGSIMGALANEAGLKGSDIGRIQIRFDHTLVELPSHLTSGDIDQMKDIVVSGQAIDIRPDAGPPSGRPGSHRSGGDRGDRGDRGDRGKGGFRGNNNRRGDRRNFR from the coding sequence ATGGAGAATGACCAGGCCGATTCGGCCACAAACGACTCGACGAACGCCGCCGCGGAGGCGGCGCCTGAGGAGAAGAAGAGCGAAGGCCCTACCTTTGCGGAGATGGACCTGCATCCCAAGGTTCTCGACGCCGTCACCTCGGTCGGTTACGAGTCGCCGTCGGCGATTCAGGAAGCGACGATCCCGCTGATCCTTTCGGGGCGTGACGTCGTGGGCCTCGCGCAGACCGGCACCGGTAAGACGGCCGCGTTCGCACTGCCGATCCTCTCGCTCATCGATCACGACCTGCGTGCCCCGCAGGCACTGGTCTTGGCGCCGACCCGTGAGCTCGCGCTCCAGGTCGCCGAGGCCTTCGTCACCTATTCCTCCAAGCTCAACGGCGTCAATATCCTGCCGATCTACGGCGGCCAGGCCTACGGCATCCAACTGTCGGGGCTGCGCCGCGGCGCACAGATCATCGTCGGCACACCGGGCCGCGTGATCGATCACCTCGAAAAGGGCACCCTCGACCTTTCGGGCCTACGCCACCTCGTGCTCGACGAGGCCGACGAGATGCTCACGATGGGCTTCCAGGAGGACGTCGAACGCGTCCTCGAGGACACCCCGGAGGCCACCCAGGTAGCGCTGTTCTCGGCGACCATGCCCAACGGGATCCGCCGCATCTCTCAGCAGTACCTCACCGATCCGGCGGAGGTGAAGGTCAAGTCGAAGACCGCCACCGCGTCGACGATTGAGCAGCGCTACGTCATCGTCCAGCACCGCGACAAGCTCGATGCACTCACCCGCGTGCTCGAGGTCGAGGACTTCGACGCGATGATCATGTTCGTGCGCACGAAGCAGGCGACCGAGGAGCTCGCCGAGCGTCTGCGCGCCCGCGGCTTCTCGGCCGCGCCGATTAACGGTGATATCCCGCAGAACCTCCGCGAGCGCACGATCGACCAGCTCAAGGACGGCCGCATCGATATCCTCGTCGCGACCGACGTCGCCGCCCGTGGACTCGACGTGCCCCGCATCAGCCACGTCGTCAACTACGACATCCCGCACGACGTCGAGTCCTACGTCCACCGGATCGGGCGTACCGGTCGCGCGGGGCGCAGCGGCCACGCCCTGCTGTTCGTCACGCCCCGTGAGCGCCGCCTGCTCTCGCAGATCGAGCGCGCCACCCGCCAGTCGCTGCAGGAGATTCAGCTCCCCTCGGTCGACGACGTCAACGAGATGCGCATGACGAAGTTCGCCGAGTCGATCACCGAGTCGCTGCAGGACTCGAACCTCGCGCTTTTCCGCCGCCTCGTCGAGCAGTATGCCTCCGAGCACTCCGTGCCCATGGAGGACATCGCCGCCGCGCTCGCGACCCAGTCGCGCAACTCCGACGAGTTCCTTATGAAGGAGCAGCCGAAGCAGCGTCGCAACGATCGGGGCGATCGCGGCGACCGGGGACCGCGCCGCGACTTCGACGACCGAGGCGACCGGGGACCGCGCCGCGATAACCGCCGCGATTCCGGTGGCAATTTCTCGATGTACCGCATCGCCGTCGGCAAGCGTTCGGGGGTCAAGCCCGGCTCGATCATGGGCGCCCTCGCCAATGAGGCGGGACTCAAGGGCTCGGACATCGGGCGGATCCAGATCCGTTTCGACCACACCCTCGTCGAGCTTCCCTCACACCTCACCTCGGGCGACATCGACCAGATGAAGGACATCGTCGTGTCCGGCCAGGCGATCGATATCCGGCCGGATGCCGGACCGCCGTCGGGGCGTCCCGGCTCCCACCGCTCCGGCGGCGATCGCGGTGACCGCGGAGATCGGGGCGATCGCGGCAAAGGCGGGTTCCGCGGCAACAATAACCGCCGCGGCGACCGCCGCAACTTCCGCTAG
- a CDS encoding MFS transporter: protein MLIAGALLVALGFGLVAPVLPQFAQSFNVSVTAASVVVSAFAFCRLIFAPVGGTLIDRLGERKVYLTGLVIVALSTLATGLAQDYWQMLIFRGLGGLGSTMFTISAAALLVRLAPVEARGRVSSYYASAFLIGNIAGPVLGGLLGALGMRIPFFIYAGALLIATAVVAIFLREGRRRQPGDDAQPPMLFSEAIRQARYVGALAGAFANGWCSFGMRVAIVPLFAAQAFDNGARIAGISLACFAVGTATVVLFAGRLADTLGRKPLIVVGFLITGVTVGTLGLVHNEWMFIALSVIAGMGGGILNPAQQAVVADVIGKERSGGKVMASYQMVQDAGTISGPIAAGLIVDKVGYDWAFAAAGAICVIVGIAWLGLPTVRPADRVTADEVNESDDPSNVPRESGRRGVDSSL, encoded by the coding sequence GTGCTCATTGCAGGAGCGCTGCTGGTCGCGCTCGGTTTCGGGCTTGTCGCTCCGGTGCTTCCGCAGTTCGCCCAATCGTTCAACGTGTCGGTCACCGCGGCCTCGGTGGTGGTTAGCGCATTCGCGTTCTGCCGACTGATTTTCGCACCCGTCGGTGGCACCCTCATCGACCGGTTGGGTGAGCGCAAGGTCTATCTCACCGGTCTCGTGATCGTCGCACTGTCCACCCTGGCGACGGGACTGGCGCAGGACTATTGGCAGATGCTCATCTTCCGTGGGCTCGGCGGACTCGGTTCGACGATGTTCACGATCTCGGCAGCGGCCCTACTCGTCCGCCTCGCCCCGGTCGAGGCGCGGGGTAGGGTGTCGAGCTACTACGCTTCCGCCTTCCTCATCGGAAATATCGCCGGACCGGTACTCGGCGGGCTCCTCGGGGCCCTCGGGATGCGGATTCCGTTCTTCATCTATGCCGGCGCACTCCTGATCGCGACGGCAGTGGTGGCGATCTTCCTCCGCGAGGGACGACGCCGGCAGCCCGGGGACGACGCCCAGCCGCCGATGCTCTTCTCCGAGGCGATCCGGCAGGCCCGGTACGTCGGCGCGCTGGCCGGTGCTTTCGCCAACGGCTGGTGTTCGTTCGGCATGCGCGTGGCCATCGTTCCGCTGTTCGCCGCGCAGGCCTTCGACAACGGCGCGCGCATTGCCGGTATCTCGCTCGCGTGCTTCGCCGTCGGCACCGCGACGGTCGTACTGTTCGCCGGACGCCTGGCGGATACGCTCGGCCGCAAGCCGCTCATCGTGGTGGGCTTCCTCATCACCGGTGTCACCGTCGGGACGCTTGGACTCGTCCACAACGAGTGGATGTTCATCGCCCTCTCGGTTATCGCGGGCATGGGCGGCGGAATTCTCAACCCGGCCCAGCAAGCAGTGGTGGCCGACGTCATCGGTAAGGAACGATCCGGCGGAAAGGTGATGGCCAGCTACCAGATGGTCCAGGACGCGGGAACGATTTCCGGTCCGATTGCCGCGGGATTGATCGTCGATAAAGTGGGTTATGACTGGGCGTTTGCGGCTGCGGGCGCGATTTGCGTTATCGTTGGTATCGCATGGCTCGGCCTGCCTACAGTGCGGCCAGCCGATCGGGTCACCGCTGATGAGGTGAACGAATCAGACGACCCATCAAACGTGCCGAGAGAATCGGGGCGTCGCGGCGTAGACTCAAGTCTTTGA
- a CDS encoding M20/M25/M40 family metallo-hydrolase, translating into MAKSNEAHEGGVDTAAMIAEAVDITADLIRIDSTNTGNLDTIGDGETRVCRRIAEYLDEVGISSELVESVPGRGSLVARVDGADPDAGALVVHGHVDVVPAAADDWSVPPFSGEIHDGWLYGRGAVDMKDMLGMILASVRAMRRGGITPRRPLILAFFADEEHAGFYGAKWLAENRPDLFEGATHAISEVGGFSVPLGDKRLYPIATAEKGVAWAELLAKGTAGHASMPTDDNAVARLVSAMARVAEHDFPLEPTESVAEMARQVGEILGTPTSLADLQGNLGKLGHMEAMVRASLSNTASVTVADAGYKVNVIPTEATGAIDGRVLPGSEETYRPALEELLGDDVEVQWRWTPPIAAPADDPLVDRVRDAIADYDPNGVVVPYLLPASTDNKHLATLGIDGYGFVPLRVPDDFDVFGHFHAVDERVPVSALEFGVQVLERILRTA; encoded by the coding sequence ATGGCGAAGAGCAACGAGGCGCACGAGGGCGGAGTCGATACCGCCGCCATGATCGCCGAGGCCGTGGACATCACCGCCGATCTCATCCGGATCGACTCGACGAACACGGGCAACCTCGACACGATCGGAGATGGCGAGACGCGCGTGTGCCGCCGCATCGCCGAATACCTCGACGAGGTCGGCATCTCCAGTGAGCTCGTCGAATCCGTGCCCGGCCGCGGATCGCTGGTCGCACGCGTCGACGGGGCCGACCCTGATGCCGGCGCACTGGTGGTCCATGGGCACGTCGACGTCGTGCCGGCCGCCGCCGACGACTGGTCGGTGCCGCCGTTCTCCGGAGAGATCCACGATGGTTGGCTCTACGGGCGCGGGGCCGTGGACATGAAGGACATGCTCGGCATGATCCTCGCCTCTGTCCGGGCGATGCGCCGGGGCGGGATCACGCCCCGGCGTCCGCTGATACTCGCCTTCTTCGCCGACGAGGAGCACGCGGGCTTCTACGGCGCCAAGTGGCTTGCCGAGAATCGTCCGGACCTTTTCGAGGGGGCAACGCACGCCATCAGCGAGGTCGGCGGATTCTCAGTTCCCCTTGGCGACAAGCGGCTCTACCCGATCGCCACGGCCGAAAAGGGGGTGGCGTGGGCCGAACTCCTCGCCAAGGGCACCGCGGGTCACGCATCCATGCCTACCGACGACAACGCCGTCGCCCGCCTGGTGAGTGCGATGGCCCGAGTCGCCGAGCACGACTTCCCGCTCGAACCCACCGAATCTGTGGCCGAAATGGCTCGGCAGGTGGGGGAGATCCTCGGAACTCCGACGTCATTGGCGGACTTGCAGGGGAACCTCGGCAAGCTCGGCCACATGGAGGCGATGGTCCGCGCATCGCTATCGAACACGGCCTCGGTGACGGTGGCTGACGCCGGCTACAAGGTCAACGTGATCCCCACGGAAGCTACCGGCGCCATCGATGGTCGCGTACTCCCGGGAAGCGAGGAGACGTACCGGCCGGCGCTCGAAGAGCTTCTCGGTGACGACGTGGAGGTGCAGTGGCGTTGGACTCCGCCTATCGCGGCGCCCGCCGACGACCCGCTCGTCGACCGCGTCCGAGACGCGATCGCCGACTACGACCCGAACGGTGTCGTCGTGCCGTATCTGCTTCCCGCGAGTACCGACAACAAGCATTTGGCCACACTCGGCATCGACGGCTACGGTTTCGTTCCGCTACGCGTGCCGGATGACTTCGACGTCTTCGGGCACTTCCACGCAGTCGATGAGCGCGTCCCCGTGAGCGCTCTGGAATTCGGCGTTCAAGTACTGGAACGGATCCTCCGCACTGCATGA
- a CDS encoding alanine racemase, whose protein sequence is MSMRALDAAMDDVELATADLPAPLAALHLPSLRANLDYTVRRAGGTRVRIASKSVRVRKVLELALGEDLSGGDEIRGVMAFSLREALWLVERGCRDVLLGYPTTDRQALAHLGDDPEAKAAITLMVDDVAHAEIAEAAGAHGLRMCIDVDCSLRLGPIHLGTRRSPLRSADEVEALARALADRGHDVVGAMFYEAQVAGVQDNVFGIGPVKALSMRRLAPLREEVANAIERVTGRAPEILNSGGTGSVEASASAPAVTEVTVGSGLFVPGIFDHYKSFTPRPALFFGLDAVRSPAPGMSTLLYGGYIASGAPGADRLPVPVRPGFSFTSREGAGEVQTPIDAPMPIGGRAWLRHGKAGELAERFAEFVVVDSVDGTPAVVDTWATYRGEGKCFG, encoded by the coding sequence ATGTCGATGCGCGCGCTCGATGCCGCGATGGACGACGTCGAGCTCGCCACCGCGGACCTCCCGGCGCCGCTCGCGGCGCTCCACCTTCCGAGCCTGAGGGCGAACCTCGACTACACCGTGCGACGTGCGGGCGGCACCCGTGTCCGCATCGCCTCGAAATCCGTGCGGGTGCGCAAGGTTCTGGAGCTGGCGCTGGGGGAGGACCTGTCCGGAGGGGACGAGATCCGCGGCGTCATGGCGTTCTCGCTACGCGAGGCACTGTGGCTCGTCGAGCGCGGGTGTCGGGACGTGCTGCTCGGCTATCCCACGACCGACCGGCAGGCCCTCGCACACCTCGGCGACGATCCGGAGGCGAAAGCCGCGATCACGCTCATGGTGGATGACGTCGCCCATGCCGAGATCGCCGAAGCGGCCGGCGCACACGGGCTGCGCATGTGTATCGACGTGGACTGCAGCCTGCGCCTCGGTCCCATCCATCTGGGCACCCGCCGCTCGCCCTTGCGGTCCGCGGACGAGGTCGAGGCGCTGGCCCGTGCGCTCGCCGACCGGGGGCACGATGTCGTCGGGGCGATGTTCTACGAGGCGCAGGTCGCGGGCGTGCAGGACAACGTGTTCGGTATCGGGCCGGTCAAGGCGTTGTCGATGCGTCGACTCGCGCCGCTGCGCGAAGAGGTTGCGAATGCGATCGAACGGGTTACCGGACGCGCGCCCGAGATCCTCAACTCCGGGGGCACCGGCTCCGTCGAGGCCTCCGCATCCGCGCCGGCGGTGACGGAGGTGACAGTCGGGTCCGGCCTCTTCGTCCCGGGAATCTTCGACCACTACAAGTCCTTTACGCCGCGCCCGGCGCTGTTCTTCGGCCTCGACGCCGTGCGTTCTCCAGCGCCCGGGATGTCGACCCTGCTCTACGGCGGCTACATCGCCTCGGGCGCCCCCGGAGCCGACCGGCTCCCTGTGCCCGTTCGCCCCGGATTCTCCTTCACTTCCCGCGAAGGCGCTGGAGAGGTGCAGACCCCGATCGACGCGCCGATGCCCATCGGTGGGAGGGCGTGGCTGCGCCACGGAAAGGCCGGAGAGCTCGCGGAACGTTTCGCCGAGTTCGTGGTAGTAGATTCGGTGGACGGGACGCCCGCCGTGGTCGACACGTGGGCGACGTACCGAGGTGAAGGGAAGTGTTTCGGATAA